The proteins below are encoded in one region of Pseudoduganella armeniaca:
- a CDS encoding collagenase has product MYFAKTAARQRHWLLISALAAAELAGVATAAPAPETSDDSRQAQTMVERKERNPKAASIEDLYRGAHHQKRPFDASERKPSVAPSTNAYLKYGDSPEQQTESRALVRPSKELARGVAGLDANATLAACDTSLFAGASGSALVNAVKSSTSDCINTLFGVTGTTAGAIFSESKMVTIANAFASAAASYDGTNAGSTLQMVMFLRAGYYVNYYDGASTGPYGTTLKSAIRAALDAFVNNRNFGLVNDAHGETLAEFVTLIDSSSENARYLNSVVKRLLVAFDSRAADSWWMRSATNNAFTVLFRGHQNADFQALVKADASIVDTLYNFANAHFDLLGTDDGYLVANAGRELGRFLQYADSTAAKPLARARAKALIDRSSITGASAALWVGLGEQVDFYDKANCAYYNMCNFSTRLATEVLPISHSCSPTLRLRAQALTRAQLTEACTIVGGEESYFHNAVASGAVPVANDNNTQLEMVVFASSQDYATYAGAIYGIDTNNGGMYLEGNPAAAGNQPRFIAYQAEWLLPKFEIWNLTHEYIHYLDGRFDMYGDFNAAMSVNSVWWVEGFAEYMSYGYRNVSYDAAKSQAAAGTYALSTIFKNDYNSGQTRVYNWGYLAVRYMFEKQRAKVSNVLGYFRPGNYQGYATYMNSASMGSSMDADFRNWLPCVNNPSLPQCVGGTANVAPVADFTTTVSGLTAKFTSTARDSDGTIASWSWNFGDGTTSTAANPSKTYAAAGTYTVTLTVTDDKGAKSAVKSRTVTVTSGATLPECPGGAQQLGRNCVRSNISATAGNYAYMYLLVPAGTQQIRFTSSGGTGNADMYASTLGQWATRDYYNYGSYNPGNSESVVVYNPPAGYMYISLYGQAAFSGAQLRVEF; this is encoded by the coding sequence ATGTACTTTGCAAAGACAGCGGCAAGGCAGCGGCATTGGCTATTGATATCCGCGCTGGCGGCGGCAGAACTGGCGGGGGTGGCGACAGCGGCACCGGCACCGGAGACGAGCGACGACTCGCGGCAGGCGCAAACCATGGTCGAGCGCAAGGAGCGCAATCCCAAGGCGGCCAGCATCGAGGACCTGTATCGCGGCGCGCACCACCAGAAGCGCCCGTTCGACGCCAGCGAACGCAAGCCCAGCGTCGCGCCCAGCACCAATGCCTACCTGAAATACGGCGACAGCCCGGAGCAGCAGACCGAGAGCCGCGCGCTGGTGCGGCCTTCGAAGGAGCTGGCGCGCGGCGTGGCCGGCCTAGACGCCAATGCCACGCTGGCAGCCTGCGACACGAGCTTGTTCGCGGGCGCCAGCGGTTCCGCATTGGTCAACGCCGTCAAGTCCAGCACCAGCGACTGCATCAACACCTTGTTCGGCGTGACCGGCACCACGGCCGGCGCCATCTTCAGCGAGAGCAAGATGGTCACGATCGCCAACGCCTTCGCCAGCGCCGCCGCATCCTACGACGGCACCAACGCCGGCAGCACGCTACAAATGGTGATGTTCCTGCGCGCGGGCTACTACGTCAATTACTATGACGGCGCCTCCACCGGGCCATACGGGACCACGCTGAAAAGCGCCATCCGCGCCGCGCTGGACGCCTTCGTCAACAACCGCAATTTCGGCCTGGTCAACGACGCCCATGGCGAGACGCTGGCCGAATTCGTCACGCTGATCGACAGCTCTTCGGAAAACGCGCGCTACCTGAACTCCGTCGTCAAGCGCCTGCTGGTCGCATTCGACAGCCGCGCCGCCGACTCGTGGTGGATGCGCTCCGCCACCAACAACGCCTTCACGGTACTGTTCCGCGGCCACCAGAATGCCGACTTCCAGGCGCTGGTGAAGGCGGACGCCTCCATCGTCGACACGCTGTACAACTTCGCCAACGCGCACTTCGACCTGCTCGGCACCGATGACGGCTACCTGGTGGCCAATGCGGGCCGCGAGCTGGGACGCTTCCTGCAGTACGCCGACAGCACGGCGGCCAAGCCGCTGGCGCGTGCGCGCGCCAAGGCCCTGATCGACCGCAGCAGCATTACCGGCGCCAGCGCCGCGCTGTGGGTGGGCCTGGGCGAACAGGTCGACTTCTACGACAAGGCCAACTGCGCTTACTACAATATGTGCAATTTCAGCACGCGCCTAGCCACCGAGGTGCTGCCGATCAGCCATAGCTGCAGCCCGACCTTGCGCCTGCGCGCTCAGGCGCTGACGCGCGCGCAGCTGACCGAGGCCTGCACGATCGTCGGCGGCGAGGAGTCCTACTTCCACAATGCCGTCGCCTCGGGCGCCGTCCCGGTCGCGAACGACAACAACACGCAGCTGGAGATGGTGGTGTTCGCGAGCAGCCAGGATTACGCCACGTACGCGGGCGCGATCTACGGCATCGACACCAACAACGGCGGCATGTACCTGGAAGGCAATCCCGCCGCCGCGGGCAACCAGCCACGCTTCATCGCCTACCAGGCCGAGTGGCTGCTGCCGAAGTTCGAGATCTGGAACCTGACCCACGAGTACATCCATTACCTGGACGGCCGCTTCGACATGTACGGCGACTTCAACGCCGCCATGAGCGTCAATTCGGTGTGGTGGGTGGAGGGCTTTGCCGAGTACATGTCGTACGGCTACCGCAACGTGTCGTACGACGCGGCCAAGAGCCAGGCGGCGGCGGGCACGTATGCGCTCAGCACGATCTTCAAGAACGACTACAACTCGGGCCAGACGCGCGTCTACAACTGGGGCTACCTGGCGGTGCGCTACATGTTCGAGAAGCAGCGTGCCAAGGTGTCGAACGTGCTGGGCTACTTCCGGCCAGGGAACTACCAGGGTTACGCGACCTATATGAACAGCGCCAGCATGGGCTCGAGCATGGATGCGGACTTCCGCAACTGGCTGCCATGCGTGAACAACCCCTCGCTGCCGCAATGCGTGGGCGGTACCGCCAACGTGGCGCCGGTGGCCGATTTCACCACGACCGTGTCCGGCCTGACGGCGAAGTTCACCAGCACGGCGAGGGACAGCGACGGCACGATTGCCAGCTGGTCGTGGAATTTCGGCGACGGCACCACCTCGACGGCCGCCAATCCGTCGAAGACCTATGCCGCCGCCGGGACGTACACGGTGACGCTGACGGTCACCGACGACAAGGGCGCCAAGTCGGCCGTGAAGTCGCGCACCGTCACCGTCACCAGCGGCGCGACCCTGCCCGAGTGCCCGGGCGGGGCGCAGCAGCTGGGCCGCAACTGCGTGCGCTCGAACATCTCGGCCACGGCAGGGAACTACGCCTATATGTACCTGCTGGTCCCGGCGGGCACGCAGCAGATCCGCTTCACCAGCTCGGGCGGCACGGGCAACGCGGACATGTATGCCAGCACGCTGGGGCAGTGGGCCACGCGCGACTACTACAACTACGGCTCCTATAACCCCGGCAACAGCGAATCGGTGGTCGTCTACAACCCGCCGGCGGGTTATATGTACATCAGCCTGTACGGCCAGGCGGCGTTCTCGGGCGCGCAGTTGCGGGTCGAGTTCTGA